DNA from Fusarium musae strain F31 chromosome 7, whole genome shotgun sequence:
GCTGAAGCGGCGGTAtgtcttgatgttcttgttaTGAGAATTGGCTGACAAGACAGGCCCCGATGCCAGCTCGTCCAAATGGAAATGGGAGAACAGCTTCTCATCGGCAGAGTATCACGGGAGTTATGTCCAATGACGGTACTGTTCCTCAGATCTCACGAAAGATCAAGGCGTGCGCAGCATGTCGAAAACACAAGGTGAAAACTGCCGCGCGTGCACACTTGTGTGAGTGAGAGCTAATTGTGGTGGTAGATCAAATGTTTGATGGATGAAAGTGGCCCGCCATGTCGAAGATGCGCAGAGAGAAATCTAGGCTGTGTCTTGAGCAAAAGTCTCCAGACCATCATGGATGAAAAGTCACAGCAAGTCTTACCCTTCAccactcatcatctcataATAACCAACAACCCAGATTCTCCGAATCAGTTGTCCAAGATCTAGAGCAAATGCACAGCGCTCTAAGACAAGTCATGACCAAACTCAGCCTCCCAGAACTTCCACCTCTACAAAGCATCAACgcccgagaagaagggtcACCACCTAAAGACGACCATGCAAATACGTCTCATAATCTCTCTGTATCACAAGAGGAATTCCGCGGTCCCTCATGTGATAACTCACCTAAAGCGACGCCTGAGGATGAAGGGCTTCCTTATGTGCCTATTCACTCACTTTACACCCTGACTAAACTCAGTGCGTTGCGATCACCCGACAACCCTGAGGCCCAGAAAGGAAACGCCATCAACGACTTTATCGCTCGCGGTGCGCTCTCTCTAGCAGATGCAGAGAGTCTCTTTTCTCTGTACCGCGACCGTTTGGATCGGTATATGTACGGAATCGGCTGTCGATACATGACCCTCGAAGAGCTCCGTCGCAAAAGTCCCATCCTCTCCGCCGCGACACTCACAGTAGCTGCACTACACGACCCAAAAGCCGACAACATCTACGGAATCTGCAGCGGAGAATTCCGACGCCTCATGGAAAGGTCAATGTTTGAAAGGCGCATTGATCGTGATTATCTTCGCGCCATGTGTGTTGCTTCATATTGGCTAAGTGATCTTTCTTGGATGCTCTCAGGATATGCTATTCGACGCGCGGCGGAGTGTAATTTacataatagctataatcaGGCTATCAAGGAGCAGAGCCAGGAGGCGGCGGATTGTGCGCGGTTGTGGTATATACTGTATATCTGTGATCAGCACCTTGCGACTTTGTATGGTCGGCCTTCGATTGTCCAGGAGGATTCGTCGATTCAGGGGTGGGAGCAGTTCTTGAAATCGCCGGTTGCGACGGAGGAGGATAAGCGGTTGACGGGCCAGGTTATGCTGGTTAGTATTCTGCGGAATATTCGAGAACTCTTTGGGACGGATAAGGGTGAGCCGATTCCGAGGGTATATCTAAATCACATACTGCAGTTTAGACGGCAGTTGGATGAGTGGTATACTCGATGGATGGGAGAATTGCCTGGTaagtcaaggtcaacaacGCTTATCCCAGAATTATACTGACCTCTCGCAGAACAATGGACCCAAATTGGCTCATTCCCTCGAAAAGGAACCATTCTTCACTACAACTTTGCCCAGATCCATCTCTACTCACACATCTTCCGCGGTCTCTCTAACGACGCCCCGATTCCTCACTATTTCCTCGACTGCGCCATGCAAGCTGTCAACGCCGCAACCGCCATCATCGACCTCATAATAACCGACCCAGACGTCGCAGTCGGCATCGTAGGAATGCCCTCGTACATGCTCTCCATGACAGCCTTTGCCTGCATGTTCCTCATAAAGGTAGCAGTTAAATACGGCAGCGATCTCATCGAGCGCCAGCGCGTGCACGACCTAACAACCAACCTCGTTCGACAATTTCGATCGCTAAAAGCTGGGAAGTGGCATCTTGCGAATCTCATGGCGGGAGGGCTGGAGCGCATGACTGCTACGTTGGCTACACCGGATCTGGGACAGGTGCAGCCTGCGGTGTATAACAACGCGGCTGAGCATGTTGACATGGTCATGCCGGGGAATCAGGTGTACACTGACATGGATGGGGATACGTTCTTTGACTACGACATGAGCTTTGGGCTCTCGCCGGTTTTCAGGTTCGATCCGAGTATGTTTACGGTTGATGCTTCGGGACAGTCGCTTCCGACGTATCCTGAGGCTGATTATGGAATGAGGCCGCCGCAATAGGATGGGATAATGGGCGTTTTTGTTTGGGAATACCTTGTTGTTTGTACGTGATGGGGTTTGGgtatgaagctgaagagataTTCTTATCCGCTGATGCTCCGTGATCGGATAACTGGCCTGTGTCTGAGTGAAGTATGACTAGAGATGTATCATATCTGCTCCCCCAATCTACACGATGATCCCTCCATTTACTGCAATTTCTCTCCACAGTTTGTGCATCTCGGATTTCGTTCCGTCGACTCCGCATCATCTTTTGCGGGGGACACGGATAACCTCATTCACCCCGCGATAGTGGATCAATCTTATCCGACCAAACAACCATTTAAACACAACAACTCACTCACCTCATCACTAACACAGTCACTAACATACCTATACCAAACACTAAAATGGCCAATACACAACATATCCTCATCACAGGAGCCGGTGGCTTCATTGGCCAAGAAATCTTAGCTCCTCTTCTCAACTCCTCACCCTCAATCCATCTCACAATAACCGACATCTCTGAACCTCCCGTCCCAGCTCAACACGCCCAACGCATAACTTCTCTCGCCGCAGATCTCACCAACCCCTCTGTAGCCGAGCAGCTCATAACATCTCAGCCCTTTGAAGCAGTTTATCTCTTCCACGGACTCATGTCCGGCGGCTCAGAAGCAAATCTCGATCTCGGTCTTAAAGTCAACGTTGATTCAGTCCGCTACGTTCTCGACGCTCTGAGGAACAAACTTCCGGGTGTCAAAGTTGTATTCTCGAGTTCTTGTGCTGTTTATGGACCCGAGGAGGGATATGTTACTGAGAAGACACTGCCGCAGCCGAGATCTTCGTATGGCGCGGAGAAGCTTATTGCTGAGTTGTTGGTGAATGACTTTTCGAGAAGGGGATTGATCGATGGGAGGATCGTGAGGTTGCCGACGGTGGTGGTTCGGCCTGGAAAGCCCTCCGCCGCAGCATCGAGTTTCGCTTCGGGAATAGTTCGTGAAAGTCTGCAGGGCATTCCTAACGTACTCCCCGTGCCGAAGGATATATCCATGTGGATCTGCAGCCCTGCGACTGTGATCAAGAAcctgatcaagatcaaggataTACCTGCAGAGAAGTTTGGAGACTCAAGGATTGTGAATCTTCCGGGTATTACTGTTAGTGTACAAGATATCCTCGACGCTGTCGAAAAGGTTGGTGGAAAAGAGGCGATTGGTTATGTCAAGGAGGAGCAGGACGAGGCCCTGTATAAGATTGTTAAGAGTTGGCCGCCGTGGTTTGATGCGAGTAGGGCCAAGGAGCTCGGATtggatggagatggggaGTTGGTTGATGCTGTCAAGGCATTTCAGGAGAGATTGAAGAGCTCATCGTAggatttattattaagcgaTTCTATCTATCAATTTATAATGGGTATATCGAACATCTTGCAACTTCTGTCCTACAGCTTTGAAGGTCTTACTCTTCGTGACACTGAACTTGGGTCAATACGTCCAGATGTAACCAAATGGTCAACATCCAAAGTATTAACAAGTTCGGGTGTCGCTTGATCAAGGCTAGTAATGCCCGCGAGCCTCATTGATGTTTCTAGCTCATCCTTTAGAACTAAACAGCATGTTAGTCACTGCCGCATAAGCACCATTCAATCAACTTACTCTGTGAGAGGTGCTCGACACCCTTTTGACCATAAACCAACGAATACAAGAAGGGTCTTGCGATACCAACAGCAGTAGCTCCCAGGGCAATAGCCTTGAGGATATCAGATCCACGCTCAAAGCCTCCATCGATGAAGATCTCAAGATGTTCAAACGCTTCAGGGAACCGCTTCCGGACCTCAAGAAGTATGAGGATCGAAGCCTGAGCACTGTACATCTGTCAGAAACTCTCCATGTGAAGTCGATGGGAGTAAACTTACCCGTCGAGAGACCTCCCACCGTGATTACTCAACATAacaccctcaacaccatacTCAACCGCCAACTTGACATCCTCCACAGTCTGAACACCCTTCAGCACAATCGGCACAGAGCTCTCCCGTCTAATCCACTCCAAATCCTCCCACGAGAGGCTCTTGTCTATATACTGCCCCATCAACCGTCCGAGTCCACTGCCCTTACCATCTTTACTGCTCTCACTGCCGCTCATGGCAGATTTTATGACAACAGCTTGGGGGGCTCGCTCATCGGCTTCGCGTTTTCCGGGGACGGGGGCGTCGACGGTCACGAAGATGGCTTTTATGCCGAGGGAGCGAGCGCGGCGGAGGAGTTCGATTGTTTTGGGGCGGTGCGAGTTTACGTAGAgttggaggaagaagggaTGGCCTGGGGGAGCTGCGCCGATGATGTTGGGGAGGGAGTATGAAGCGTTACTCGAGATCTACAAGGTCAGCCCGTATCTCAAGCTACAGTAGTATGTGACTTACAATCTCAAAGATTCCTTCACTGGCAGCTGCTCTACTCCAACCAAGCTCACCATCCGGATGCGCCAGCGTCGCCATGGCAGCAGGACACATAATAAACGGCGCCTTGctctccaagcccaagatgTTTCTCTTGATACTGACTTGACTGACATTTCGTAATATTCTCGGGCGCAGCATGACTCGGCGGATGAgttccttgttcttggagaCTGTGACGAGATCGGTGGCGGCGGAGGAATAAAAGGCCCATGCTTTAGGTGATAGCGCTTTTTGCGCCGCGAGAGCAAAGTCGTTTGCTGAGAGGATTTGATCGAGCGTTGGGACGGAGGATGGGAGTTGGATTTCTGTATTTGTTAGTGAGTGTTGTAAGAGTGAGGATGGGGGTGAATACCGCGAGGGGTGGGGATATTGGGAGATTCAGACTCCATTGCTGCGAGATCACTCATGATGGCGGTTAATCGTAATTGTTTATTCTAGAGAGATTGTACAGTATGCAGCTGGGATAATAGTTCTATCGTAGCTGTCGGCTCATCATGCGCCGTCTTCTTATATCTTTGGGTAGCATCCGTCGATCATCTTTAGTGCAACATCAGTCCCCGCAATCGGACTCCTCACCTTTCATCATGACCCGTCGTCTCGGGCTATTTTGGCGCGAGTGGCACCGCGGCATCGACACGGTCATGTTGCCGATGGCCTATAGGTTTGCCTTGTTCGGTCTTCTCTCCGATGGACCTTGGACGGGCTCACGAGCACTCACTCACGAAAAAATGGATGCAAGAGATTTGTATTGTCACGCAAGAATTCACATTATCTAATTCTTATCTCATTCATTGATCTATAGTGCTAGGGTTCAGCCGATTGTCGGACTGGTCAAGTCCAACAGACTACTGGCTTGGGTCCCATTTCGGATTCCTTCATGATCTGAGACTACGATTTGAGCAGGTCATGATGAGTTGCCGACCACAACTAACAACATTAATGCAGTCTCAAGACCTTCTCTCCAGCACAACCTGGTCCAACTCACAACGAACAAGTGCAACCCTAAACAAAGCTACGGTTATTCAGTCACCAAACATCCCCTCACTTCACTATCAAACTCTCATGACTTGAAAGACCTGATATTACAATATATACTACCCTAATAACACACTCCCCTACTCAATAACAATATCCTCTCCCAATCTCCTAAGCGGCAACTcctccaccatcttctccaaccgTCCACACCTCTTGACTACATCCTTCGCCTCCTCCGGAAaccccatcctcatcctcccaaCCCTCTCCCACACGATCCTGCCCTCCCTCTCCGTCCGCTCAACAACAAGGAGCATGACCAGCGCCTCTTCTACAAACCACAGCACCGTCATTTGTTCACCCCGCGCGTGACGCTCAATGTACTCGCGCATTGAGCCAGCTCCACGACTCATGCGTATGTCGACGCTGACGCGGTTGAAGATCCATCCGTCGGGGTGAGAACGCGCTTTTACGCGGTCGAGGACGAAAGGGTTTGGGACGTGGATGCCGTAAGGGCGGATGTGAAGATTCGGTGGCGATGGGGGCTGGCCAGTCACTGCGGTCGAGGCGCCAAAGTCATATGCTACACTCCCGTCGCGgttgacgaggacgatgttGGGTGAGTACGTCCAGCGGATAGAATTAGGGTCGTTGCGCGATACGTGCGTCGCGGAGACGTAGTGGTGGTGATTATGCTTGCGCTGAACGGCTTTCGTGTCGGGATCTACCACTGTGATAGAGGAGTAGAGATCAACGGGGCCTTTCCAACCTGCCCATGTCCAACTGGGCATGTGAGGACGTCTTGTGGCGATGACACCTTCTTTATGGTGCCAGAAACATGTCGAGATGGCAAAGATGTCGCGGGTGCGTGGGAGGCCTTGGACTGCTGGGCCTTGATCCATTTGTGGTGCCCAGAGGGGAATGCCGAGGATGTTGAACATCTTGCCGCGACCGACAGTGGTCTCAAGACGTCTTAGCATGCCGAGGAACGCATCTAGCGAATCTCGGTCATATGTCAAGTCTCGTCGTGTGTAGTTTCCGATATGTTGGTCTGCTTCTCGGAAGATACTGAGCGTGCTTGGATCTTCAGCCTTGCCGGGTAATCTCTTCCAACGCTCCCAACTTCCATCAACGAACGACACACCGTTGAAGAGACCAGGACGCATAAAGTCACACATCCGCTGCTCCTCCATGTCGTGGTAATACTCAAGCGGTAGGATGAGTGATTCAGGACAGCACATGCCCTCGCATTCCCAGTACATCTGCTGATCCGTAAAGATCAAGCGCCGTCTCGCAAGGAGACCTTCTTGATATGTCCAGCCTCGCTGATACCACGTTGAGTTCTTAATCGCCAACCGTGGATCTTGAAGACTCGACACAAGTGTGATGTTGGAGTTGACGAATTCGTACTTTGGCTGAGCTGGTCGTGTTCGTGATCCAACACCGGGAAGACCATAATCTGCATCCTCGCCACAAGCTGCAATGATAGCTAGTATGGCACCTTCAAAGATATCGTCCATCCTCGCAATCTGCTGCATCCGCTCTGCAGGCTGAACCTCCTCCATGCAAAGACGATCCACCCATAGATATCTGATGCCGAGATCTTTCGTCGCAATGACAGCATCCCATACAACCTTGGGCCACGTTTCCGTGGTTTTGTTTCCCCAGACATAACTCAACGCCGCATATCGTTCCGTGATAGACGCAGTGACCACCTGAGGAGGATTCTTTGCGCAATCAACAAGCTTGAAACCCGGCATCTCCCGCGTAACGGGTTTTCGACCACATCGCCCCTGGTGATAAAATTCGCAGAACCGTAGCCAATCCACTCCGATGCTCATATCAATCACACCCTCCAGCTCACGACCCCAGATACCACGTTTCTGCCAACCGGCATTATCGGTCATAGAATTAGCACGTGAATGCTTCCCTTCTGATCTAGCGCTGAGGAGTTCATTCGGTGGCTCGGGCATCGTTCGATAGAGCATACCAGACCCGCGGAACCAATCAGCGCTCACATCCCAGCTCAACGCGCCATCACCGCTCTTTTTAGGCACAACGCCTAGATATGCTGGACTGGCTCCtttcatcttgttctttgcTGAGTGGCCCTGCTCAAACATGCTCTGGTTGTCGATGAGGTAATTTGTGTCGCGACTTGAAAACCCGGAAAGATATAAATCGCCCTCTCCCTCGCTGGGAATGTGCACTGAGAGGAAGAGCTTGCAGAGTGGACATTTTGTCATGAAGCGATTctcttcaagctcctttAACCGGCCCAGCGAATGCTCCTTGTTCTCAAACGTATCCGCAGACGTTGGATTCAGGGCTCTCATGAAGAAATCATCCATGGTGTCAAACGTAGAGTCGATATCAGCCGCCCAACCCGCACACGCCGTGCACAGATTAGGGTCCTGCGGCTGTCCTCCCGATCTATCGGAATGCGCTGACGGACTACGACTTTTACGCCAGCTGATTCTCCGGATGAGAGAAGCCCTCCTGGGCTCACGGTCGTCATCAGCCGGGGGAGGATCCACAGTGAGATGCTGCATCATGTTCTTGAGAGGGTTCCGTGAACGACGCCTCTCTACGCCACCGCCTGGAGAGACGGGAGGCGTGACGGTCGGTGTGCCTGGGTCCAGCATATCCGGCATTTTTACggggtgagtgagtgagtgagtgagataAGATCTGAGTTCGGCTGCCCGAAGATTGAAGTCGTTTTGGCGCCGTTGACGCTCCGTGATTCTCGGGGAGGAACCGGGTTTCTTTGACCCCCGTCTCGGCTGATGGATTCCGGTTCTCCACTCTTGGCCCTGgcgccaaaaaaaaaaaaagataaaaaaagaatcAAGGGAAAAGGGAACAGGGATGATTTCTTATTAGTGGCGTTTAAATAAGGGGAATGAATAAACGATAAAGAGAAGAATAAAAAGGGAGAGTTGAGTGGCCAAATAGTTACTCGGTAGTTAGATGATGAGTGCGTAGGCAGTCGCTATTAAAAGATGCAGAGCCGCTGCCAAGTTAAAATATCAGGCGGTTATTTCGAGATGaacacaacacaaccaaCAGATCGTGTCAAACAGACTCCTTCGGACGCGGCACAGGTTGGTTCATGAAGCGGGGCTTGGGGGCCAAGTGATGgagacaaagaaagaaagaaaggaagaaagaaaagaagcggtaaagaagaagaagaagaagaagaagagaatctTTTTCAAATATAAGAGAATAGTCGCTGATGGTATATTACTCGCCTCAAATTAGATGTTGGCAGAAGAAGCGGCAGCGAGATTCGATCCGAGATGAACACAGCAAGGATCAACTGAGACATCCACAGGAACTATTTCTCAACCTGGGCGATAATACCACCAAAGACTGGAATAGAAAGACTGcatttaataaagaaataattaagAGCCTGGTTTTTTGTGAACGAGGCTGGTTTACACAGCCTCACTTGGCAATGACTCGGCGGGTTGAAAAAAGATGCAGATTGTGTGGAGAATTCACGATGACGTAATTTGATGATTGTGAAACAGCCTCACAATTACTGACgcttgtgttgtgttgtgctcTGTATTGGGTATGTCGGCACCGAGTGAGTGAGCTGTACATACAAGTAAAGTGGGTTTGTTAGGTGGTTTCAATCCCTTTTATGGCGCAGCGATCACTCAAATCTCACTCACATCAAAACGCTTTGACGAGATGGACCCTGTAGGATCTGAGTTGATCCGCAGCTAGATCTTGTCGCCAAAGATAGATCAGAAGCGCAACTTGATCTTACTGTCAAGACACTGCCTTGTTCAAGAATGATTATATCAAGACATCGAGGTTAGATTCGAGGGCATATAAAAGATAGTGAGTGGATTCACCTGCGTAGAACTGGTTGGTGTAGATCATGTCAGCCTCGAAGCGGGGAACTTTGCTTTTGTCTCGACTTTACCCTATATCACCACGATGATCTCACCTCACAAACTCCTCCATTACTTCTCTTCGTCCATATCTAAACATCTCCCCCAGTAAACGATATCGCCCATATCAACCCAGACCGTCGCGCTCCTCCACGCCAACATCCGTACCAGAAACGCCATCTCCTCGGCTCTCACCATGAAACAGCCCAAAAGAGGGGTCAACTCCATTTGATCTTATCCATCTTTAGTATCCTTCTAGCCTAGCCTCCAACGGTTGTAGCGGTTATCTCAGATTTCTCAAGGATCATCTGCTTTCATCTCTTGCGTGTAACACCGCTTAGCCTTGAGCTAGGAAACTCTTATATCAACACCATGCACGATATCATGTCGTTCCGATAGTAACGACAAGAATCGAGATCTATTTACTGTTAAGATTCGTGCAAAGCGAGTCAAGATGTCACATGAGATGAGGTATATGTTCAAGGCATGCAAGCTGCAATTGTCTCTAAACTGCCCTGCCATCGAAACTTGGCGGTTCCAGTCCATCACTAGCATGTCtcatatttctttctttcctttccatTGTACCTGTCCGTCCGACTTGCTCGCTGAGCCCGCATTTGATGTCCTCCTGTATCGTAACCTGGAAGCATGGCCCTCAAAGGCCTGCGAGTGTGGTAGTCATGGCCGAGTGTCGTTGGTGATGGAAGAAGGAATTTAGTGCTATCAAGTAATTAGAAGCTGTTCAATAGATGACATGGTGTCTGGTAAGGCTAACCtggcagcaagagcagctgGAGCCGCAGGCAGAGGCCTCGTGGTTGCAGCAAGAGCTAGATGTTGTTAGTCGAACGCTTGATGCGTCACCATTGCAACTCTTTCGGGCTCAGGGGCCATGAAGAGGCAGTGGAAGATTGAAAGGAGCTCACCAGGGAGACATGTTGATAGTTGTTGGTGAAGAAGGTCTTCGAAAAAGTTGTAAGTGTTGTTTGTGTGTGTTGAAGAGTGAGATTGTTGGATGAACAAAACCCAATTTGAGCGAGAAGAACCGCCCTTCTTATACTTTTCGAAGCCTCATATTCTCAAGCATCTTCCATCATACTCTATCTCTCGGTTGTCTGATTATCGCATCCGGCGTGGGTATGGGCGTGGATGGAGGTGGGAGTGACTCCACTCCATGTGCATCACCAACTTGCCTCGAATCCAACCAAGTCTCAGGGTCCTCCCAAGTCAAAGTGACCTTCACCCCGCATGCCCATGTACGATGTGGGAGGCCCATGTTTCTGTAATTGGCCGAGATGATCCATGGTGGTTGCGCCGAGCCTCCACTACAGGGAGAGCTCTCCACCGTGAAGCTCCAGCTCAAGCTCTACTCGCGCCGTCCCGAGATGCAGCCACTGCGAAATGAGTTTCATGGCCACCGGCGTTGCAACGCAGACTTGCACCTATTGAACCGAGCGGCACCAGATGTGGAACTGGCAGTTTCTTTCCAGAAGAGGTAGGATTGGCATGCTACTGAGGCCTGCTGCTGACATCGTAGTGGTATCGCCACGTAACGCATGCACATGTAGTTCGCAAGACATGGCCAGTACCCATAGATGTATTAGCTTAAGCCGGATTCCGATAGCTCAGTCTAGCTGCCAGGGACAAGGCAACACCTGAAGCAAGTCATGCTTCCATGGAACTTGGACACTTGGGAGTGGGGGTTCATCCCAGCGACGACAGAGCTTTAGAGCGGCTCAAGCCGGACTGACTAAAATAGTTTCGTTCATTGCCCACACCGGTGAGTAGGGGCCTGAACTGGGgttgaaagagaaagagaagaaggatgctgtACCTCGAGACCCTGTGTCGAAGCCGGGGTAGTTCCCCTTTGGGCCTACCGAGATGCCTTGTCCTGTACGTGGACGAATCAAGAGAGTAGATATGCCGGATGGGGGTACACACAGAGCAAGAAGGTGTAAGAGAAAGCGATGAGAATGGATATGAACATGTGAGAGGAATAAGAGTTAGACTTATTCGCCGAGTGGGGTAGTGAACCAAGACGACGAGAGGGACGGATAATGTGAGGCAACCAATAGCGGGCGAGCTGTGTCTGATGGATGATCATGTTAAAGTGAAGCCAACGACAATCGAGTAACGCTTGCCGCTGGAATGATAATCAACAGCCAAGATAATCATGCAGTAGATGCACGGCGAGGGCTATTTCATCATCGTGATACGTGAACGTGACGAACCAGTGTGATGAACAAGCCTATCAACAACAACGGAGTGTGATAGGCATAAGTGAGACGGATCGATGAGGGATAATCGAGAATAACGTGGGCATGTATGGGGACCACAAAAGCCAATACATTGACGGCTCAGAGTCGATTAGTTCTGTACCATCCATGCATGCATCCCGCGCATGCATCTCTAGCAAGATTGGGCAATGATTGGTGTGTTGGGCCCTCCTACACCAGACGAGGATGGGAAACACAAGGCAGTGAAAGTATATTCCAAAGAACTGGTGGAAGCGTAGGACTATTGCGCCCGTGCATGATGAGAATTTAGTCATGGGAAACACATCGGGCTACCGGAGGTGTGGGTGCGGACATGGGAGTGTAAATGGGATCGAGAGTGTGTGATTGATCCATAGGGAACGATGAGCTGTCATGACCCACGTCTAACGCGGCAAACGGACGTGATGATAGGGAAGAAAATATCTTGAGGGAAATAACGGAGAGAAAGAGGGGctagagaaagaagaaagctgGGACGTAAGAGA
Protein-coding regions in this window:
- a CDS encoding hypothetical protein (EggNog:ENOG41), which gives rise to MANTQHILITGAGGFIGQEILAPLLNSSPSIHLTITDISEPPVPAQHAQRITSLAADLTNPSVAEQLITSQPFEAVYLFHGLMSGGSEANLDLGLKVNVDSVRYVLDALRNKLPGVKVVFSSSCAVYGPEEGYVTEKTLPQPRSSYGAEKLIAELLVNDFSRRGLIDGRIVRLPTVVVRPGKPSAAASSFASGIVRESLQGIPNVLPVPKDISMWICSPATVIKNLIKIKDIPAEKFGDSRIVNLPGITVSVQDILDAVEKVGGKEAIGYVKEEQDEALYKIVKSWPPWFDASRAKELGLDGDGELVDAVKAFQERLKSSS
- a CDS encoding hypothetical protein (EggNog:ENOG41) yields the protein MSDLAAMESESPNIPTPREIQLPSSVPTLDQILSANDFALAAQKALSPKAWAFYSSAATDLVTVSKNKELIRRVMLRPRILRNVSQVSIKRNILGLESKAPFIMCPAAMATLAHPDGELGWSRAAASEGIFEIISSNASYSLPNIIGAAPPGHPFFLQLYVNSHRPKTIELLRRARSLGIKAIFVTVDAPVPGKREADERAPQAVVIKSAMSGSESSKDGKGSGLGRLMGQYIDKSLSWEDLEWIRRESSVPIVLKGVQTVEDVKLAVEYGVEGVMLSNHGGRSLDGAQASILILLEVRKRFPEAFEHLEIFIDGGFERGSDILKAIALGATAVGIARPFLYSLVYGQKGVEHLSQILKDELETSMRLAGITSLDQATPELVNTLDVDHLVTSGRIDPSSVSRRVRPSKL